From a region of the Chromatiales bacterium genome:
- a CDS encoding molybdopterin molybdotransferase MoeA — translation MTIKTAPSCADDYDPQSLSVAAALRTINANANAVKGVEQLALKDALNRILAEDLVSSINVPGHNNSAMDGYAIRYADLATDTDTRFTMTDTALAGHPTEKSIRYRECIRIMTGAVMPEGADTVVMQEHVIQDGNTITIANNQHRQAQNVRYAGEDIAIGDMVLQRGRKLTAADIGLAASLGMAQLRVYRRLKVCFFSTGDELRAVGNPLAKGEIYDSNRYTLYAMLKRINVQVTDLGIVGDQPEALKAAFEAAALEHDVIITSGGVSVGEADYSKAVFEAIGDISFWKIAMKPGRPLAFGKIGQKLYFGLPGNPVSVMTTFYIFVQPALKKMSGDNTQTILKIKATVLNDLHKRPGRTEFQRGKLVMSDDGDLQVSSTGSQGSGILSSVSKADCFIVLSEDTSKVSAGDSVTVIPFGGLI, via the coding sequence ATGACTATTAAAACTGCACCCAGCTGTGCCGATGACTATGACCCGCAAAGCTTGAGCGTCGCTGCTGCACTGCGTACTATCAATGCCAATGCCAACGCAGTCAAAGGCGTAGAACAGCTTGCGTTAAAAGATGCCTTAAACAGAATTCTTGCCGAGGATTTGGTATCGTCTATTAATGTACCAGGACATAACAACTCGGCGATGGATGGTTATGCGATACGATACGCCGATTTAGCAACCGATACCGACACTAGATTCACAATGACAGATACAGCCCTCGCCGGCCATCCTACTGAGAAATCGATTCGCTACCGTGAATGTATACGTATTATGACTGGCGCAGTGATGCCCGAAGGTGCCGACACCGTAGTTATGCAAGAACATGTGATACAAGACGGCAATACCATAACCATTGCCAACAATCAGCACCGCCAAGCCCAGAATGTGCGATACGCAGGCGAAGATATTGCAATTGGCGATATGGTTTTGCAACGCGGCAGGAAATTGACCGCGGCAGATATTGGCTTGGCAGCCTCTTTAGGTATGGCTCAACTCAGAGTATACCGTCGGTTAAAAGTCTGCTTCTTCTCAACTGGCGATGAATTACGCGCAGTAGGAAATCCGTTGGCTAAAGGTGAGATATACGACAGCAACCGCTATACCTTATACGCTATGCTCAAGCGAATCAATGTACAAGTAACCGATTTAGGCATCGTTGGAGATCAGCCTGAAGCACTCAAAGCCGCCTTTGAAGCCGCCGCATTAGAACACGATGTGATTATAACCAGCGGCGGTGTCTCAGTCGGAGAAGCTGATTATTCTAAAGCAGTATTTGAAGCGATAGGCGACATCAGCTTTTGGAAGATCGCGATGAAACCAGGGCGCCCACTGGCCTTCGGCAAGATAGGTCAGAAACTCTATTTTGGTCTGCCCGGCAATCCGGTTTCGGTGATGACGACTTTCTATATATTCGTACAACCAGCATTGAAAAAAATGAGCGGAGATAATACCCAAACTATACTCAAGATCAAAGCAACCGTACTGAATGACCTACACAAACGTCCTGGTCGTACCGAATTTCAACGCGGCAAATTAGTCATGTCTGATGACGGCGACCTGCAAGTCTCATCTACTGGCTCACAAGGTTCGGGCATATTGAGTTCGGTGAGTAAAGCCGACTGCTTCATCGTATTGTCAGAGGATACATCAAAAGTATCGGCAGGTGATTCGGTCACCGTAATACCCTTTGGTGGATTAATTTGA
- a CDS encoding Smr/MutS family protein — MSDKELNFSELFEKSKTKPRRNSSTGTVSKQNPQPIYDAHYIENIPFDIDAIPKAYQKDGVNRASLRRFKKNYSTIKAHSIDLHHHTRIEAAEALTDYIAQCQNDGISYFLVIFGKGLSSSEKPVLKKIVCAYLINYPEVLAYEFAKPGDGGDGAAYVMLRKQ, encoded by the coding sequence ATGTCCGATAAAGAATTAAATTTCAGCGAATTATTTGAAAAATCAAAAACCAAGCCGAGACGCAACTCGTCAACTGGCACGGTGTCTAAACAGAACCCGCAACCGATTTATGATGCTCATTATATAGAAAATATTCCTTTTGATATAGATGCTATTCCGAAGGCGTATCAAAAAGATGGCGTCAATCGCGCAAGCCTTCGTCGCTTTAAGAAAAATTACAGCACTATAAAGGCACACAGTATAGACTTGCACCATCATACCAGAATAGAAGCTGCTGAAGCTCTGACTGACTATATTGCGCAATGCCAAAACGACGGAATATCGTATTTTTTAGTAATCTTCGGCAAAGGTTTATCTTCATCAGAAAAACCAGTGCTTAAAAAAATTGTATGCGCTTATCTCATCAATTACCCGGAGGTGCTTGCTTACGAGTTTGCTAAACCCGGCGACGGCGGCGACGGTGCCGCTTATGTTATGTTAAGAAAACAATGA
- the pntB gene encoding Re/Si-specific NAD(P)(+) transhydrogenase subunit beta, which translates to MSQGLITMSYVIAGVFFILSLGGLSHQETARRGNLFGIAGMIIALAMTLAALQIIRVEYLLPAMLIGAAIGAFAASRVEMVQMPQLVALLHSFVGVAAVLVGFANHLDPNIQYTGVEHTIHAVEIYLGIFIGAITFTGSVVAFGKLQGVFSSKPLMLPARHLINLLIVIVTVILGYLFLTASADTAWFSLLIMTALALLLGVFLVAAIGGADMPIVVSMLNSYSGWAAAVTGFMLNNDLLIITGALVGSSGAILSYIMCRAMNRSFISVILGGFGTDAGSGADVEGDIKEIHADETARILKEASSVVIVPGYGMAVARAQNAISELVKLLREQKINVRFAIHPVAGRLPGHMNILLAEADVPYDIVMEMDEINPDLPDTDVVMVVGANDIVNPLSEDPNSLIAGMPVIEVWKAATVIVFKRSMATGYAGIDNPLFFNENTRMQFGDAEASVRSILQNL; encoded by the coding sequence ATTAGTCAAGGTTTAATCACTATGTCATACGTCATTGCTGGCGTATTTTTTATACTCAGTTTAGGCGGCTTGAGCCACCAAGAAACCGCTCGCCGCGGCAACTTATTCGGCATCGCCGGCATGATTATTGCACTGGCGATGACACTGGCTGCTCTGCAAATCATTCGCGTTGAATATCTATTGCCGGCAATGCTGATTGGTGCGGCTATAGGCGCCTTTGCTGCTAGCCGTGTGGAAATGGTACAAATGCCACAATTGGTTGCTTTGCTACATAGCTTTGTGGGTGTCGCTGCTGTATTGGTCGGTTTTGCCAACCATTTAGATCCGAATATTCAATATACTGGCGTTGAGCATACGATACATGCGGTAGAGATTTACTTGGGAATTTTTATCGGTGCAATTACATTTACCGGTTCTGTGGTAGCTTTCGGGAAATTACAAGGTGTTTTTTCAAGCAAACCACTGATGCTGCCGGCGCGACATCTTATCAATCTACTGATTGTTATCGTCACGGTTATCTTGGGTTATTTGTTCTTGACCGCGTCAGCCGATACCGCCTGGTTTAGTTTGTTGATAATGACCGCACTTGCTTTATTGCTGGGTGTTTTTTTAGTGGCAGCAATCGGCGGTGCTGATATGCCGATAGTGGTGTCCATGTTAAATAGCTATTCAGGCTGGGCAGCTGCGGTGACCGGCTTTATGCTGAACAACGACCTGCTGATTATTACCGGAGCACTGGTGGGTTCGAGCGGTGCGATTTTAAGTTATATTATGTGCCGTGCGATGAACCGCAGTTTTATCAGTGTGATACTCGGTGGTTTTGGCACCGACGCTGGTAGCGGTGCCGATGTCGAAGGTGATATTAAGGAGATCCACGCCGATGAGACTGCTCGCATACTCAAAGAGGCATCGTCGGTGGTGATTGTGCCAGGCTACGGTATGGCAGTAGCGCGGGCACAAAATGCTATCAGTGAACTCGTCAAACTATTACGAGAGCAAAAAATCAATGTTCGCTTTGCAATACATCCAGTCGCTGGTCGTCTGCCAGGACACATGAATATCTTACTTGCTGAGGCCGATGTGCCTTATGACATTGTCATGGAGATGGATGAAATAAACCCTGACTTGCCTGATACTGATGTGGTGATGGTCGTCGGTGCAAACGATATAGTTAATCCACTTTCCGAAGATCCGAATAGCCTGATCGCCGGTATGCCAGTGATAGAAGTTTGGAAAGCCGCCACCGTGATTGTATTCAAGCGCAGTATGGCGACCGGCTATGCTGGTATAGATAATCCGCTATTCTTTAACGAGAACACCCGCATGCAATTTGGCGATGCTGAAGCCAGCGTGCGCTCTATATTGCAAAATCTATAA
- the surE gene encoding 5'/3'-nucleotidase SurE, whose amino-acid sequence MHILLSNDDGYLSRGTKLLFEALSEFVQVTAVTPTRNRSAASNSLTLDRPLRTYTIDKNFYAVDGTPTDCVHLALTGLLKDTTLDMVVSGINHGPNLGDDVLYSGTVAAAMEGRFLGFPAIAVSLTNRQPTQINGAVRIACNLIKRLLSSPISADILNINIPDLPYEQIVGTEITRLGARHKSDPVIETTDPQGNPIYWVGASGSEQDAGPGTDFYAINHNRVSITPLDIDLTNHKLLAELREIWNTV is encoded by the coding sequence ATGCATATTTTACTTAGTAACGATGATGGCTACCTAAGCCGTGGCACTAAATTACTCTTTGAAGCACTATCGGAATTTGTGCAAGTGACGGCGGTGACACCGACACGCAATCGTTCGGCTGCTAGCAATTCGTTAACTTTGGATCGTCCGTTGCGGACTTACACGATAGATAAGAATTTCTATGCAGTTGATGGTACACCTACTGATTGCGTACATCTCGCGCTCACCGGATTGCTCAAGGACACCACTTTGGATATGGTTGTCTCAGGCATCAATCACGGCCCCAATTTAGGCGACGATGTATTGTACTCTGGCACTGTTGCCGCAGCAATGGAAGGGCGTTTTCTTGGCTTTCCTGCAATTGCGGTCTCGCTTACCAATAGACAACCGACACAAATAAACGGTGCAGTGCGTATTGCCTGTAATTTGATTAAGAGGCTACTGAGCAGTCCGATTTCAGCCGATATTCTCAATATCAACATCCCTGATCTACCTTATGAACAGATCGTTGGTACCGAGATCACTCGTTTAGGTGCACGCCATAAGTCTGATCCAGTGATAGAAACCACCGATCCTCAAGGCAATCCGATTTACTGGGTCGGTGCTTCAGGTAGCGAACAAGATGCCGGTCCGGGCACTGACTTTTATGCAATTAATCATAACCGAGTTTCAATTACACCTTTGGATATTGATTTAACAAATCATAAGCTACTTGCCGAGTTGCGTGAAATATGGAATACCGTATAA
- a CDS encoding Re/Si-specific NAD(P)(+) transhydrogenase subunit alpha produces the protein MKIAILKEIQDGESRVAASPDSINHFIKLGYEVVVEKGAGVAADFSDAAYREAGAEISDDSKSLWQHSDIILKVKGPTQQEAELLTEHSILICFIWPAQNKELVDKLKHKGSTVLAMDQVPRITRAQKLDALSSMANIAGYRAVVEASNHFTRFFGGQSTAAGRAAPAKVLVIGAGVAGLAAIGAARSMGAIVRAFDTRPEVAQQIESMGAEFLTIDMEELGSGSGGYAKQMSDAFLEAERALFLEQAKEVDIIISTALIPGKPAPRLISVDAVKALKAGSVVVDLAAEQGGNCELTEMDKAVVKQGVTIIGYSNLPSRMASQSSRFYAANLQHLLTDMTPEKDGNLAINLDDQVVRGMIITHKKEVLWPPPASAQPPPKPQVKQAEAVVEQTVAEPPRKRLFKTLLFSAIGLGSLLALGQVAPASFMTHFTVFVLACFVGWQVIWNVTPALHTPLMSVTNAISGIIIIGALVQTVSSTSVVLWLAIIAVLVAMINVAGGFLVTYRMLNMFRKS, from the coding sequence ATGAAAATAGCAATTCTGAAAGAAATTCAAGATGGTGAAAGTCGCGTTGCGGCATCACCAGATAGTATCAATCACTTTATCAAGTTAGGTTATGAAGTCGTCGTTGAGAAAGGAGCGGGTGTTGCCGCCGATTTTAGCGATGCTGCCTATAGAGAAGCCGGTGCCGAAATCAGCGACGATAGTAAATCACTATGGCAACACAGCGATATAATATTAAAAGTTAAAGGACCTACACAACAAGAAGCCGAATTACTGACTGAGCATAGCATACTAATATGCTTTATCTGGCCGGCACAAAACAAAGAGCTGGTTGACAAACTTAAGCACAAAGGTAGTACGGTATTGGCGATGGATCAAGTGCCGCGTATTACCCGTGCGCAAAAGCTCGATGCGCTGAGTTCAATGGCAAACATTGCTGGTTATCGCGCAGTCGTTGAAGCATCCAATCATTTCACCCGTTTCTTCGGTGGGCAGAGTACTGCTGCCGGTCGTGCAGCACCGGCTAAGGTGCTGGTCATTGGTGCCGGAGTAGCCGGACTAGCAGCCATTGGTGCCGCGCGATCAATGGGCGCTATCGTGCGCGCGTTTGACACGCGCCCTGAAGTTGCGCAACAGATCGAGAGCATGGGAGCAGAGTTTTTGACCATCGACATGGAAGAGCTTGGTAGCGGTAGTGGTGGCTATGCCAAGCAAATGAGCGACGCATTCCTAGAAGCTGAGCGCGCATTGTTTTTAGAGCAAGCCAAGGAAGTAGACATTATTATCAGCACTGCTTTGATCCCTGGCAAACCGGCACCGCGCTTAATTAGCGTTGATGCCGTCAAAGCACTAAAGGCTGGTAGCGTAGTTGTTGACCTTGCTGCTGAACAGGGAGGCAATTGTGAGTTAACCGAAATGGATAAGGCGGTAGTCAAACAGGGAGTTACGATAATTGGCTATAGCAACCTGCCGAGTCGGATGGCATCTCAATCAAGTCGTTTCTATGCCGCCAATTTGCAACATTTATTAACCGATATGACCCCTGAGAAAGACGGTAACTTAGCGATTAATTTGGACGATCAAGTCGTGCGCGGCATGATAATCACGCATAAAAAAGAGGTGTTGTGGCCACCACCGGCGAGTGCTCAGCCACCACCCAAACCACAAGTGAAACAAGCGGAAGCGGTTGTTGAACAAACCGTCGCTGAGCCACCGCGCAAACGGCTATTTAAGACACTGCTATTCAGTGCCATTGGTTTAGGTTCTCTATTGGCTCTAGGCCAAGTGGCACCAGCGTCATTTATGACGCATTTCACGGTGTTTGTACTGGCTTGCTTTGTCGGTTGGCAGGTGATATGGAATGTCACTCCAGCACTACACACACCGCTGATGAGTGTTACCAATGCAATCAGCGGCATCATTATCATTGGTGCTTTGGTACAAACCGTTAGTAGTACTTCAGTTGTTCTGTGGTTAGCGATTATTGCTGTATTGGTCGCTATGATTAATGTCGCTGGTGGCTTTTTGGTTACCTATCGTATGTTGAATATGTTTCGTAAGAGTTAA
- a CDS encoding protein-L-isoaspartate(D-aspartate) O-methyltransferase: MKAQSAMPNTHIAFDYARKELIRLLRNKGIRDERVLQAMHDVPRHLFTDAEYTHLAYQDQSLPIGHEQTISQPYVVAYMTQTLIEKDIDVVLEVGTGSGYQTAILAQLIPRVFTVERIPDLSRKARALLKKLGYKNIHFRISDGSLGWKQFAPYQAIIVTAAADTVPEKLYQQLATKGRMIIPLGRQNEVQQLTLLTSTIRGSNQQSLCKVQFVPLIEKRD; encoded by the coding sequence ATGAAAGCACAATCGGCTATGCCCAATACGCACATCGCATTCGATTACGCTAGGAAAGAACTCATCCGTTTACTTCGTAACAAAGGTATTCGCGACGAGCGAGTATTGCAAGCCATGCACGATGTGCCGCGTCATCTTTTTACCGATGCTGAATACACCCACTTGGCATACCAAGATCAATCACTGCCTATAGGACACGAACAAACGATCTCGCAGCCTTATGTCGTCGCTTATATGACACAGACATTGATAGAAAAGGATATTGATGTGGTGTTGGAGGTAGGCACTGGTTCGGGTTATCAAACGGCAATTTTGGCACAACTTATTCCGCGAGTTTTCACGGTTGAGCGTATTCCCGACTTATCGCGCAAAGCGCGTGCTTTATTGAAAAAATTAGGCTATAAAAATATTCATTTTAGAATCAGCGACGGCAGTTTGGGATGGAAACAGTTTGCACCCTATCAAGCGATTATCGTAACTGCTGCAGCCGACACTGTTCCCGAAAAACTGTACCAGCAACTGGCAACCAAAGGTCGTATGATTATCCCTCTAGGGCGTCAGAACGAAGTACAGCAACTTACTTTGTTGACATCGACGATACGCGGATCTAATCAGCAATCGTTGTGTAAAGTGCAGTTCGTACCTTTAATTGAAAAGCGCGACTAG
- a CDS encoding DedA family protein yields the protein MIFRGLYKKTTAWAKRPQALKYLYGLSVAESVFFPVPPEALMIPICSMQTQRALYIAFWVTVCSVIGGLIGYGIGYFLFNQIEPLIKLSDYYPAYLQSVELFNEWGAWIILIAAFSPIPYKLFTISAGVLAQSLPIFIFASLVGRGGRFFLIALLLRYASPRLLPYMEDRIEIFGWATVAVLVLVIYISYVI from the coding sequence ATGATTTTCCGAGGATTATATAAAAAAACAACGGCTTGGGCGAAGCGTCCGCAGGCACTCAAATACTTATACGGTTTGAGCGTTGCAGAGTCGGTATTTTTCCCGGTGCCGCCGGAAGCTTTAATGATACCTATCTGTTCTATGCAAACCCAACGCGCATTGTATATTGCATTCTGGGTTACAGTCTGTTCGGTTATCGGTGGTTTAATAGGCTATGGAATAGGCTATTTTTTATTCAATCAAATAGAACCTCTCATCAAGTTATCTGATTATTATCCGGCTTATTTGCAATCGGTAGAATTATTTAACGAGTGGGGTGCATGGATTATTTTGATTGCAGCTTTCAGTCCGATTCCATATAAATTATTTACCATCAGTGCCGGTGTATTGGCGCAGAGCTTACCCATTTTTATTTTCGCGTCCTTAGTTGGCAGAGGTGGACGGTTTTTTTTAATCGCACTGCTATTGCGCTATGCAAGCCCTCGTTTATTGCCTTACATGGAAGATCGTATTGAAATTTTCGGTTGGGCAACCGTAGCGGTTTTAGTATTGGTTATCTATATCTCGTATGTAATATGA